A stretch of Bordetella genomosp. 13 DNA encodes these proteins:
- a CDS encoding D-alanyl-D-alanine carboxypeptidase family protein: MKKLSQSAVVPASFARRALAGALAAAMIAGALPAAAQQQAAPQPATSSQSQPPAAPASQTPPTALPFTDVAAPQVGDLAAVPAPTIAARAWISVDVNSGQTLASSNPDMKIEPASLTKIMTAYVVFNALEEKRLTLQQQVPVSERAWRTGGSRMFIEPRKPVTVDELNQGMIVQSGNDASVALAEAVGGSEASFAALMNQEAQRLGMRNSHFMNATGLPDPQHVTTARDLAVLASHLIADHPDYFHYYKQREYTYNKITQPNRNRLLWADPSVDGMKTGHTESAGYCLVTTAMRGERRILTVLVGADSEATRAEESLKLLNWSFQNFDTVKLYGQNQPGLDARVWEGKAETVKLGPPNPVWLAVPRGKGAEIKPVAQRTDPLVAPIAKGQQVGTVQLTLDGKTLRTEPLVAQEDVERAGFFGRMTDMVKRWFQ, encoded by the coding sequence ATGAAGAAATTGTCCCAATCCGCCGTTGTTCCCGCATCTTTTGCGCGCCGCGCGCTGGCTGGCGCCCTTGCCGCCGCCATGATCGCGGGCGCGTTGCCGGCAGCCGCACAGCAGCAGGCCGCGCCGCAGCCGGCCACGTCCTCGCAGTCCCAGCCGCCCGCCGCGCCCGCCTCGCAGACGCCGCCCACAGCGTTGCCCTTCACCGATGTGGCGGCGCCGCAGGTCGGCGACCTGGCCGCGGTGCCGGCTCCCACCATCGCCGCGCGCGCCTGGATCTCGGTCGACGTCAACAGCGGCCAGACGCTGGCCTCGTCCAATCCGGACATGAAGATCGAGCCCGCGTCGCTGACCAAGATCATGACGGCCTATGTCGTGTTCAACGCGCTGGAAGAGAAGCGTCTGACGCTGCAGCAGCAGGTGCCAGTGTCCGAGCGCGCCTGGCGCACAGGCGGATCGCGCATGTTCATCGAGCCGCGCAAGCCGGTCACGGTGGACGAGCTCAACCAGGGCATGATCGTGCAGTCCGGCAACGATGCATCGGTCGCCCTGGCCGAGGCGGTGGGGGGCAGCGAAGCCTCCTTCGCCGCGCTCATGAACCAGGAGGCGCAGCGCCTGGGCATGCGCAACTCGCACTTCATGAACGCCACGGGCCTGCCCGATCCGCAACACGTCACCACGGCCCGCGACCTGGCCGTGCTGGCGTCGCACCTCATCGCCGACCATCCCGACTATTTCCACTACTACAAGCAGCGCGAGTACACGTACAACAAGATCACGCAGCCCAACCGTAATCGTCTGCTGTGGGCCGACCCGTCGGTCGACGGCATGAAGACCGGCCATACCGAATCGGCCGGCTACTGCCTGGTCACCACCGCCATGCGCGGCGAGCGCCGCATCCTGACGGTGCTGGTCGGCGCCGACAGCGAGGCCACGCGCGCCGAGGAAAGCCTGAAGCTGCTGAACTGGAGCTTCCAGAACTTCGACACGGTGAAACTGTACGGCCAGAACCAACCCGGCCTGGACGCGCGCGTCTGGGAAGGCAAGGCCGAGACGGTCAAGCTGGGCCCGCCCAATCCGGTGTGGCTGGCGGTGCCGCGCGGCAAGGGCGCCGAGATCAAGCCGGTGGCGCAGCGCACCGATCCGCTGGTCGCGCCCATCGCCAAGGGCCAGCAGGTCGGCACCGTGCAACTGACGCTGGACGGCAAGACCCTGCGCACCGAACCGCTGGTCGCCCAGGAAGACGTCGAGCGCGCGGGCTTCTTCGGCCGCATGACCGACATGGTCAAGCGCTGGTTCCAGTAA
- a CDS encoding alpha/beta hydrolase, translating into MSARTEIEGFTGAAGRIDCALDWPEAEPRGWALILHPHPLQGGARDNKVVTTLARACVQHGLLAVRPNFRGVGQSEGAFDKSVGETQDMLDLVAQVRERFPELAGQPWVLGGFSFGTSVAAGVHAGLAQAGDARLPAALMLMGAAVQRFQPDDIQVPEDTLLVHGEQDEVVPLAETMDWARPRNLALVVVPGASHFFHGKLLVLRRLVSERLALALR; encoded by the coding sequence ATGTCTGCTCGCACCGAGATCGAGGGTTTCACTGGCGCCGCGGGGCGCATCGACTGTGCGCTGGATTGGCCCGAGGCCGAGCCGCGCGGCTGGGCGCTCATCCTGCACCCGCATCCGCTTCAGGGCGGCGCACGCGACAACAAGGTGGTCACCACGCTGGCGCGCGCCTGCGTGCAGCATGGCCTGCTGGCCGTGCGTCCGAACTTCCGGGGCGTCGGCCAATCCGAGGGCGCTTTCGACAAGTCCGTGGGCGAAACGCAGGACATGCTCGACCTGGTGGCGCAGGTGCGCGAACGCTTTCCCGAACTGGCCGGCCAGCCGTGGGTCCTGGGCGGGTTTTCGTTCGGCACCTCGGTGGCGGCGGGGGTGCACGCGGGCCTAGCGCAGGCCGGCGACGCGCGGCTTCCGGCTGCGCTCATGCTGATGGGCGCGGCGGTGCAGCGCTTCCAGCCTGACGACATCCAGGTGCCCGAGGACACGCTGCTGGTTCACGGCGAGCAGGACGAAGTCGTGCCGCTGGCCGAGACCATGGACTGGGCGCGGCCCCGCAACCTGGCGCTGGTGGTAGTGCCCGGCGCCTCGCATTTCTTCCATGGCAAGCTGCTGGTGCTGCGCCGTCTGGTAAGCGAACGCCTGGCGCTGGCGCTGCGCTGA
- a CDS encoding ABC-type transport auxiliary lipoprotein family protein: protein MKQRIVILALALVLGGCSLGRNGPAPTLYDLGADQRPAPALAARAPIALAFGAVPALSDAGMIWRIGDSASPRAYAQARWATPPSELVRQRLVERLSRQGPVLAEPPAAGVPQVQVTLTRFEQVFQADGSASEGRLAMQAVLLADRSVVAQLRIDRAVPASSQDAEGGARALRQATDEAADELAAWLARTMPPDAPMARGAVRAPSARR from the coding sequence ATGAAGCAACGCATCGTCATCCTGGCATTGGCCCTGGTCCTGGGCGGATGCAGCCTGGGCCGCAATGGTCCCGCGCCGACGCTGTACGACCTGGGCGCCGACCAGCGCCCGGCGCCCGCGCTGGCCGCGCGCGCGCCGATCGCGCTGGCCTTCGGCGCGGTGCCCGCGCTGTCGGATGCCGGCATGATCTGGCGCATCGGCGACAGCGCCAGCCCGCGGGCCTATGCGCAGGCCCGCTGGGCCACGCCGCCTTCCGAACTGGTGCGCCAGCGCCTGGTCGAGCGGCTGTCGCGGCAGGGGCCCGTGCTGGCCGAACCGCCTGCCGCGGGCGTACCGCAGGTGCAGGTCACGCTGACGCGCTTCGAACAGGTCTTCCAGGCCGACGGCAGCGCGAGCGAGGGCCGCCTGGCCATGCAGGCCGTGCTGCTGGCCGATCGCAGCGTCGTGGCGCAGCTGCGCATCGATCGCGCGGTGCCCGCGTCGTCCCAGGACGCCGAGGGCGGGGCGCGCGCCTTGCGCCAGGCCACCGACGAGGCGGCCGACGAACTCGCGGCCTGGCTGGCGCGGACGATGCCGCCGGACGCCCCCATGGCGCGTGGCGCGGTTCGTGCGCCGTCCGCGCGGCGCTAA
- a CDS encoding MlaD family protein: protein MENRSHALLAGLFTLVLLAAAALVAVWLGRDRSQQAIYEIISSTAVTGLTSQSGVRYQGVPVGKVQALAFNPDKPGQVRIRIGVSPTTPITESTWAELGVQGITGAANIELRDDGTSPNRLATTLDDPAAIPLRPGFFDRIQQRGTALLENVDQATHQLSVLLSPQNVQAMTAVLQNAADVTTQLKRASQELGPLVQQLDTVAGQVGGAAQEATGLMRDARTALARLEGPGGPLAAATQSLQQIAWAAARLDNETLPALTRMATGVNGAARNASSALRRVGDTPQSLLFGPPPIEAGPGEPGFTGFGKEPQ from the coding sequence ATGGAAAACCGTAGTCATGCCCTGCTGGCGGGGCTGTTCACGCTGGTGCTGCTGGCCGCCGCAGCGCTGGTGGCGGTGTGGCTGGGCCGCGACCGCTCGCAGCAGGCCATCTACGAGATCATCTCGTCCACCGCCGTCACCGGCCTGACGTCCCAGTCCGGCGTGCGTTATCAGGGCGTGCCGGTGGGCAAGGTGCAGGCGTTGGCGTTCAATCCCGACAAGCCCGGGCAGGTGCGCATCCGCATCGGCGTGTCGCCCACTACGCCCATCACCGAATCCACGTGGGCGGAACTGGGCGTGCAGGGCATCACGGGCGCCGCCAACATCGAACTGCGCGACGATGGAACCTCGCCCAACCGTCTTGCGACTACCCTCGACGATCCGGCCGCGATTCCGCTGCGGCCTGGCTTCTTCGACCGCATCCAGCAGCGCGGCACGGCCTTGCTCGAGAACGTCGACCAGGCCACCCACCAGCTGAGCGTGCTGCTGAGCCCGCAGAACGTGCAGGCGATGACTGCGGTGTTGCAGAACGCGGCGGACGTCACCACGCAACTGAAGCGGGCCAGCCAGGAGCTGGGGCCGCTGGTGCAGCAGCTCGACACGGTGGCGGGGCAGGTGGGCGGCGCGGCCCAGGAAGCCACAGGCTTGATGCGCGACGCCCGCACCGCGCTGGCCCGGCTCGAGGGCCCCGGTGGCCCGCTGGCCGCCGCCACGCAAAGCCTGCAGCAGATCGCATGGGCAGCCGCGCGGCTCGACAACGAGACGCTGCCCGCGCTGACGCGCATGGCCACCGGCGTGAACGGAGCGGCGCGCAATGCGTCGTCGGCGCTGCGCCGCGTGGGCGACACGCCGCAGTCGCTGCTGTTCGGTCCGCCGCCGATCGAGGCGGGCCCGGGCGAGCCGGGATTCACGGGATTCGGGAAGGAACCGCAATGA
- a CDS encoding ABC transporter ATP-binding protein, with the protein MSALPETSLPVQEASVTQAPVIAVSGLRTAFGDHVVHDNLNLAVLPGEILSLVGGSGSGKTTLLRQIIGLDTPSAGSVRVLGRDLRELTGSEFRRLSQRWGVLFQAGALFSALSVFDNVALPLRELRALPEDLICDVVMCRLAMVGLTANDADKRPSDLSGGMVKRVALARALALDPGLLFLDEPTAGLDPLRSDEFVALVRSLHAQLRFTVVMVTHDLDTLLALSTRIAVLADKRVIACDTVDKVLRVDHPFIHEFFLGERGRRALGDLVPKDTAHGKP; encoded by the coding sequence ATGAGCGCGCTGCCCGAAACCTCGCTGCCGGTCCAGGAAGCCTCCGTGACGCAGGCGCCTGTCATCGCCGTCAGCGGCCTGCGCACGGCCTTCGGCGACCACGTGGTGCACGACAACCTGAACCTCGCCGTGCTGCCAGGCGAAATCCTGTCGCTGGTGGGCGGGTCGGGTTCCGGCAAGACCACGCTGCTGCGGCAGATCATCGGCCTGGACACGCCCTCCGCCGGCAGCGTGCGGGTGCTGGGCCGCGACCTGCGCGAACTTACCGGGTCCGAGTTCCGGCGCCTGTCGCAGCGCTGGGGCGTGCTGTTCCAGGCCGGGGCATTGTTCTCGGCCTTATCCGTGTTCGACAATGTGGCCCTGCCGCTGCGCGAACTGCGTGCGCTGCCTGAAGACCTGATCTGCGACGTGGTGATGTGCCGGCTGGCAATGGTCGGCCTTACCGCGAACGATGCCGACAAACGGCCGTCAGACTTGTCCGGCGGCATGGTCAAGCGCGTGGCGCTGGCGCGCGCGCTGGCGCTCGATCCCGGCCTGCTGTTCCTGGACGAGCCCACCGCCGGGCTGGACCCGCTGCGTTCGGACGAGTTCGTTGCCCTGGTCCGCAGCCTGCACGCGCAACTGCGCTTCACGGTGGTCATGGTGACGCACGACCTGGATACGCTGCTGGCGCTGTCCACGCGCATCGCCGTGCTGGCCGACAAGCGGGTGATCGCCTGCGATACCGTCGACAAGGTGCTGCGGGTCGATCACCCATTCATTCACGAATTCTTCCTGGGCGAGCGGGGCCGCCGCGCGCTGGGGGATCTGGTACCCAAGGACACGGCTCATGGAAAACCGTAG
- a CDS encoding MlaE family ABC transporter permease, whose product MPRPSTSASRPMPAVRKDGGACHLAGDWSMQALAEPGVAASRRQALDRVGNDMRWDLTGVERLDTVGAHLIWHAWGDRLPERLRCTDGQRAVFEALEGNRGETRLPVKASEDGLEWIRGIGDAIGHALHNGKALMVMLGQLVLDLAALVRRPGRGPWREISAQIYRTGAQALGITALVGFLIGVVLSYLSAQQLRTFGADRFIVQLLGVSIVRELGPVLAAILVAGRSGSAITAQIGVMRVTQELDAMRVMGIAHGQRLILPRVLALAITMPLLVIWTDALALLGGALAARAELGISLQWFLQTLPSAISLPNYGIGLLKGVTFGMLIALVACHFGLRIQPNTESLGRGTTTSVVTSITGVILVDALYAIIFSSVGLR is encoded by the coding sequence ATGCCGCGTCCGTCCACTTCCGCCTCGCGCCCCATGCCGGCCGTCCGCAAGGACGGCGGCGCCTGCCATCTGGCCGGCGACTGGAGCATGCAGGCGCTGGCCGAGCCGGGCGTGGCCGCCAGCCGCCGCCAGGCGCTCGATCGCGTAGGCAATGACATGCGCTGGGACCTCACAGGGGTCGAACGCCTGGACACCGTCGGCGCCCACCTGATCTGGCATGCCTGGGGCGACCGGCTGCCCGAGCGCCTGCGCTGCACCGACGGGCAGCGCGCCGTGTTCGAGGCCCTGGAAGGCAATCGCGGCGAAACGCGGCTGCCCGTGAAGGCGTCCGAAGATGGCCTCGAATGGATACGCGGCATCGGCGACGCGATCGGCCATGCCCTGCACAACGGCAAGGCGTTGATGGTGATGCTGGGCCAGCTGGTGCTGGACCTGGCTGCGCTGGTGCGCCGTCCGGGGCGCGGGCCGTGGCGCGAGATTTCCGCGCAGATCTATCGCACGGGCGCGCAGGCGCTGGGCATCACGGCGCTGGTGGGTTTCCTGATCGGGGTAGTGCTGTCGTACCTGTCCGCCCAGCAATTGCGCACCTTCGGCGCCGACCGCTTCATCGTGCAGCTCCTGGGCGTATCCATCGTCCGCGAACTCGGCCCCGTGCTGGCGGCCATCCTGGTGGCGGGCCGGTCGGGCTCGGCCATCACCGCGCAGATCGGCGTGATGCGTGTCACCCAAGAGCTGGACGCGATGCGCGTGATGGGCATCGCGCACGGACAGCGGCTGATCCTGCCGCGCGTGCTGGCGCTGGCCATCACCATGCCGCTGCTGGTCATCTGGACCGACGCCCTGGCGCTGCTGGGCGGCGCGCTGGCGGCCCGTGCGGAGCTGGGTATTTCGCTGCAGTGGTTCCTGCAGACGCTGCCCTCGGCCATCTCGCTGCCCAACTATGGCATCGGGCTGCTCAAGGGCGTCACCTTCGGCATGCTGATCGCGCTGGTGGCGTGCCACTTCGGCCTGCGCATCCAGCCCAATACCGAAAGCCTGGGGCGCGGCACCACGACCTCGGTGGTCACCTCCATCACCGGCGTGATACTGGTCGACGCACTGTACGCCATTATCTTCAGCTCGGTGGGATTGCGATGA
- a CDS encoding biotin--[acetyl-CoA-carboxylase] ligase, producing the protein MPDLAFSADLPAPEILASALSDRLAAFRRIDWTAVTGSTNADLLARARAAAPGQKPWLLGAHQQESGRGRAGRPWKNRAGATLMFSCAFDVHLPVASLAALSPLAGMAACEGLRVLAGPGASRLGVKWPNDVQWREAKLAGVLVESVRNAGRPETGHTVVVGVGVNLRDAAELSLALQRPVADWTQVAAQSGAPGAEPADLVCAIASALHAAIGQAQELIADGFAARYARVDALAGRAVNVLDQGSVVHSGVAQGIDEQGRLRVATSSGTLPITVGEISIRQQA; encoded by the coding sequence ATGCCAGACCTAGCCTTTTCCGCCGACCTGCCCGCCCCCGAGATCCTGGCGAGCGCGCTGTCCGACCGCCTGGCGGCCTTTCGCCGGATCGACTGGACGGCCGTCACCGGCTCGACCAACGCCGACCTGCTGGCGCGCGCCCGCGCCGCCGCGCCTGGACAAAAGCCCTGGCTGCTGGGCGCCCACCAGCAGGAAAGCGGCCGCGGCCGCGCGGGGCGACCCTGGAAAAACCGCGCAGGCGCCACGCTGATGTTCTCGTGCGCGTTCGACGTGCATTTGCCGGTGGCCAGCCTGGCGGCGCTGTCGCCGCTGGCCGGCATGGCCGCCTGCGAAGGCCTGCGCGTCCTGGCGGGCCCGGGCGCCTCGCGCCTAGGGGTCAAGTGGCCCAACGACGTGCAATGGCGCGAGGCCAAGCTGGCCGGCGTGCTGGTCGAATCCGTACGCAATGCGGGCCGCCCCGAGACCGGACACACCGTGGTGGTGGGCGTGGGCGTGAACCTGCGCGATGCCGCGGAGCTGTCGCTGGCGCTGCAGCGGCCGGTGGCCGATTGGACGCAGGTAGCCGCGCAATCCGGCGCCCCCGGCGCCGAGCCGGCCGACCTGGTGTGCGCCATCGCGTCCGCGCTGCATGCCGCCATCGGCCAGGCGCAAGAGCTCATCGCCGACGGCTTCGCGGCCCGCTACGCGCGCGTCGACGCGCTTGCCGGTCGTGCCGTCAACGTGCTGGACCAGGGCAGCGTGGTGCACAGCGGCGTGGCCCAGGGCATCGACGAGCAGGGCCGCCTGCGGGTCGCCACGTCCTCGGGTACGCTACCGATTACCGTCGGCGAAATTTCCATCCGGCAGCAAGCATGA
- a CDS encoding type III pantothenate kinase → MILLIDSGNSRLKVGWLDASDAGQPREPVAAAFDNLEPDALRQWLDTLALVPRRAVGVNVAGQARGDAIAAALPAGCPVTWLRAQPQTLGLRNGYTRPEQLGADRWASMLGVRARLPRPHRPFVLASFGTATTIDTVGGDGVFPGGLILPGPAMMRTALAKGTANLPLAEGQLNAYPVDTHQAIATGIAAAQAGAVVRQWLAGCDRYGSMPDIYVAGGGWPEVQPETERLLAQACSALGPAPTPVYLDSPVLDGLAAWAAEPDA, encoded by the coding sequence ATGATTCTGCTCATCGATTCCGGCAACAGCCGGCTGAAGGTAGGTTGGCTGGATGCCTCCGACGCGGGCCAGCCGCGCGAACCCGTCGCCGCGGCATTCGACAACCTCGAGCCCGACGCGTTGCGCCAGTGGTTGGACACACTGGCCCTGGTTCCGCGGCGTGCCGTGGGCGTCAATGTGGCCGGTCAGGCGCGCGGCGACGCCATTGCCGCCGCCCTGCCGGCGGGCTGCCCGGTTACCTGGCTGCGCGCGCAGCCGCAGACCCTGGGACTGCGCAATGGCTACACGCGCCCCGAACAACTGGGCGCCGACCGCTGGGCCTCGATGCTGGGCGTGCGGGCGCGCCTGCCCCGCCCGCACAGACCTTTCGTGCTGGCAAGCTTCGGCACCGCCACCACCATCGACACAGTAGGCGGCGACGGCGTCTTTCCCGGCGGCCTGATCCTGCCCGGCCCGGCCATGATGCGCACCGCGCTGGCCAAAGGCACGGCCAACCTGCCGCTGGCAGAGGGACAGCTGAACGCGTATCCCGTGGACACGCACCAGGCCATCGCCACCGGCATCGCGGCGGCGCAGGCCGGCGCCGTGGTGCGGCAGTGGCTGGCGGGCTGCGACCGCTACGGCAGCATGCCGGACATCTATGTGGCAGGCGGCGGCTGGCCCGAGGTGCAGCCCGAAACCGAGCGCCTGCTGGCTCAGGCCTGCTCGGCCCTGGGACCGGCGCCCACGCCGGTCTACCTGGACAGCCCCGTGCTGGACGGCCTGGCGGCCTGGGCCGCCGAACCCGACGCGTGA
- a CDS encoding PD-(D/E)XK nuclease family transposase, which yields MRFLFPLSQEAAIVSPFPARSSRASRKLSLSNDLIFKALFCRQPHLLSDLINAVRHPAPPIRITRILNPHLLADDPGGKRVEFDILAQDANGWLFIVEMQGRWTSHWPSRNTYYVARGLAGQLRAGQGYALLRPAVGIALLGQDSRANVSDQADWRFSLRDARRPSIEFADMLQLHVVELPKAERVRTGFPPLDAWVACLRHNLNEDVMNRITYPPVREALWDLESMCSEEELRIRAMLREIGEMDHQAEMQYEREEGRRLAIRHVLEQQITQRFGGLSPLARAKLDEAEADQLGAWTLNVLQASSVEQIFAEGQPGPASS from the coding sequence GTGCGTTTCCTGTTCCCACTCTCACAGGAAGCCGCCATCGTGTCCCCGTTCCCCGCCCGCTCGTCACGCGCATCCCGCAAGTTGTCGCTGTCCAATGATCTGATATTCAAGGCGCTGTTCTGCCGCCAGCCGCACTTGCTGTCGGACCTGATCAATGCGGTGCGCCATCCTGCGCCGCCCATACGGATCACGCGCATCCTGAACCCCCACTTATTGGCCGACGATCCGGGCGGCAAACGGGTGGAGTTCGACATTCTTGCGCAGGATGCGAACGGCTGGCTGTTCATCGTCGAGATGCAGGGGCGCTGGACCTCGCACTGGCCGTCGCGCAACACGTATTACGTGGCGCGCGGCCTGGCGGGGCAACTGCGGGCGGGCCAGGGTTACGCGTTGCTGCGGCCAGCGGTCGGCATCGCGCTGCTGGGGCAGGATAGTCGCGCAAACGTGTCGGACCAGGCTGATTGGCGCTTCAGCCTGCGCGATGCGCGGCGCCCGTCCATAGAATTTGCCGACATGCTGCAACTTCACGTCGTTGAACTGCCCAAGGCCGAACGGGTGCGCACCGGTTTCCCTCCGCTGGACGCCTGGGTCGCCTGCCTGCGCCACAACCTGAATGAGGATGTCATGAACCGGATCACCTACCCACCCGTGCGCGAAGCGCTGTGGGACCTCGAATCGATGTGTTCCGAAGAAGAACTGCGCATCCGCGCCATGCTGCGCGAGATCGGCGAAATGGATCATCAAGCCGAAATGCAGTACGAGCGCGAGGAAGGCCGCCGGCTTGCCATTCGCCATGTCCTAGAACAGCAGATCACCCAGCGCTTCGGCGGCTTGTCTCCGTTGGCGCGCGCCAAGCTGGACGAGGCCGAAGCGGATCAACTGGGGGCATGGACCCTGAACGTTCTGCAGGCCTCATCGGTCGAGCAGATATTCGCCGAAGGTCAGCCGGGTCCCGCTTCCTCTTGA
- a CDS encoding 3-deoxy-D-manno-octulosonic acid transferase: MTRRVYTLVLRMLAPLLWLYMWRRARRAGGQWGILSAGRFGGPDGEAAPGALTDPVWVHAVSLGETRAAQPLVQALLQRGLPVLLTHTTATGRAEGARLFGDAIARGQLRQAWLPYDLPGSVARFLDRYAPRCGVLVEREIWPNLLAAARDRNVPMTLVSARFSESSLRQARWLGAALRQALAGLDAVLAQTDDDARRLRQAGARMAEVTGNLKFDLALAPGQVEAGRAWRDALGRPVVALASTREGEDEMFVQALRARIGGAANDPLYLLIPRHPQRFDEAHARLLAAGLATERRSAGGSPPGPQTAVLLGDSLGEMAFYYAAADVAVVAGSFAPLGGQNLIEACAAGTPVIVGPHTRNFEQAVRDALAAGAAVRVQDAAAAVDTALELLRDPPRRQAMQAAALAFTQAHAGATRRTMQALQPWLDCSRPRG; encoded by the coding sequence ATGACGCGCCGCGTCTACACGCTGGTATTGCGGATGCTGGCTCCGCTGCTGTGGCTGTACATGTGGCGCCGCGCCCGCCGCGCCGGCGGGCAATGGGGCATTCTGTCGGCGGGCCGTTTCGGCGGGCCGGACGGCGAAGCGGCGCCCGGCGCACTGACGGACCCCGTGTGGGTCCATGCCGTCAGCCTGGGCGAGACCCGCGCGGCCCAGCCGCTGGTGCAGGCGCTGCTGCAGCGCGGCTTGCCCGTTCTGCTTACCCACACCACTGCCACGGGCCGCGCGGAGGGCGCTCGCCTGTTCGGCGATGCCATTGCACGCGGCCAGTTGCGCCAGGCGTGGCTGCCCTACGACCTGCCCGGTTCGGTGGCGCGGTTCCTGGACCGGTACGCGCCCCGCTGCGGTGTGTTGGTCGAGCGCGAGATCTGGCCGAATCTGTTGGCCGCGGCGCGCGATCGCAATGTGCCGATGACGCTGGTCAGCGCGCGCTTTTCAGAGTCGTCGCTGCGGCAGGCCCGGTGGCTGGGCGCGGCCTTGCGCCAGGCGCTGGCCGGCCTGGACGCCGTGCTCGCGCAGACTGACGACGACGCGCGCCGCCTGCGCCAGGCGGGGGCGCGCATGGCCGAGGTCACCGGCAACCTGAAGTTCGACCTGGCCCTCGCACCCGGCCAAGTGGAGGCCGGCCGTGCATGGCGCGATGCGCTGGGCCGCCCGGTTGTCGCGCTGGCCAGCACGCGCGAAGGCGAGGACGAGATGTTCGTCCAGGCGCTGCGCGCCCGCATCGGGGGGGCGGCGAACGATCCGCTGTACCTGCTGATTCCACGCCATCCGCAGCGGTTCGACGAGGCCCACGCGCGGTTGCTTGCCGCGGGCCTGGCCACGGAGCGGCGCTCGGCCGGCGGCTCGCCGCCGGGCCCGCAGACAGCGGTGCTGCTGGGCGACTCGTTGGGAGAGATGGCTTTCTACTACGCCGCCGCGGACGTGGCCGTGGTAGCCGGCAGCTTTGCGCCGCTGGGCGGGCAGAACCTGATCGAGGCCTGCGCGGCCGGCACGCCGGTCATCGTGGGCCCGCATACGCGCAACTTCGAGCAGGCGGTGCGCGACGCGCTGGCGGCGGGCGCGGCAGTGCGCGTGCAGGATGCCGCCGCGGCCGTGGATACGGCGCTGGAGCTGCTGCGCGACCCGCCTCGCCGTCAGGCCATGCAGGCGGCCGCGCTGGCCTTCACGCAGGCGCATGCCGGCGCCACGCGGCGGACGATGCAGGCCTTGCAGCCCTGGCTGGATTGCTCGCGCCCGCGCGGATAG
- the waaC gene encoding lipopolysaccharide heptosyltransferase I has product MPTRILIVRTSSLGDLVHMLPAISDIARHVPDARIDWVVEEAFAEIPGWHPAVNEVIRVAHRRWRKAWWSEQVRTERRALAQRLRSEEYDVVLDMQALLKSAWLVRQTKGVRHGLDWRSAREPLASLFYNVRHRVEFWQPAVLRQRKLASLTFGYEPTGKPDFGLDQLVRQAAQAQYDAGAEAAGGRVHLGARDPGYAVIMPSASRDDKLWPEEDWRAVFRRLRDAGCLLRLLAGNEQEAQRARLLVAGMDGVEVMPRMDLTSVARLLAGSRMMVGLDSGLTHLAAALGRPTIGIYRASTPVRTPLVGSNYTASLGDRGASPSREAVMASVEQALAAV; this is encoded by the coding sequence ATGCCTACCCGTATTCTCATCGTTCGTACCTCGTCGCTCGGGGATCTGGTGCACATGCTGCCAGCCATCTCCGATATTGCGCGTCACGTGCCTGACGCCCGTATCGACTGGGTCGTCGAAGAGGCCTTCGCCGAAATCCCCGGCTGGCATCCCGCCGTGAACGAAGTCATCCGCGTGGCGCATCGCCGCTGGCGCAAGGCATGGTGGTCCGAGCAGGTGCGGACCGAGCGGCGCGCGCTGGCACAGCGCCTGCGTTCGGAAGAGTATGACGTCGTGCTCGACATGCAGGCCCTGCTGAAATCGGCATGGCTGGTGCGGCAGACGAAGGGCGTGCGCCACGGGCTGGACTGGCGGTCGGCGCGCGAGCCATTGGCATCGCTCTTCTACAACGTGCGCCATCGCGTCGAATTCTGGCAGCCGGCGGTGTTGCGGCAACGCAAGCTGGCATCGCTCACGTTCGGCTACGAGCCCACCGGCAAGCCGGACTTCGGGCTGGACCAGCTCGTGCGGCAGGCCGCGCAGGCGCAGTATGACGCCGGCGCCGAAGCGGCCGGTGGCCGGGTGCACCTGGGCGCCCGCGATCCGGGCTACGCGGTGATCATGCCGTCGGCCAGTCGCGACGACAAACTGTGGCCGGAAGAGGACTGGCGCGCGGTGTTTCGCCGCCTGCGCGATGCGGGCTGTCTGCTGCGGCTGCTGGCCGGCAACGAGCAAGAGGCGCAGCGCGCGCGGCTGCTGGTGGCGGGCATGGACGGCGTGGAAGTGATGCCCCGCATGGACCTGACGTCGGTGGCACGCCTGCTGGCGGGCTCACGCATGATGGTCGGCCTGGATAGCGGCCTGACCCACCTGGCCGCAGCCCTGGGAAGGCCCACCATCGGCATCTATCGGGCGTCCACGCCGGTGCGCACGCCGCTGGTCGGCTCGAACTACACCGCCAGCCTGGGCGATCGCGGCGCCTCGCCCTCGCGCGAGGCCGTGATGGCCTCGGTCGAGCAGGCGCTGGCCGCCGTCTGA